A window of Roseovarius sp. THAF27 contains these coding sequences:
- a CDS encoding extracellular solute-binding protein: MKVSRRSALQMTAAAVAAPAILKASDALASSGTVKVFAWQDYIQPNIAEAFEAETGITLDLTTYGSNDEAESTVRASGGKGFDVVFPSITNAAGYVDDNGDSFLMAVPADVNTDNVIPSFMRDSASLGGVHKGEQILLPFDWGTEGVTYNSSEMPIDGQVSYGDLWVDAAKGKAAFRQKSVIMGTGLYLDATGEVPSNRMLDVYKSEDDARRVWGDITKWMLERKENFGAFWNNATEATAAFKDAGSIIGQTWDTTGLLLNRENGDFLYRAPKEGIITWLDSFGILKGAENKDQAVAFMNFMLKPETGGMFANNTGYNSAVQGAADYASDEFKAQFNEVYTADVLGNMWWWQADTPFFAPVRNEFVEIITNA, encoded by the coding sequence ATGAAAGTTTCGCGTCGTTCCGCGCTGCAAATGACTGCGGCGGCCGTTGCCGCACCTGCAATCCTCAAAGCGTCTGACGCGCTGGCCTCGTCCGGCACCGTCAAGGTTTTTGCTTGGCAGGACTATATTCAGCCCAATATCGCAGAGGCCTTTGAGGCCGAAACCGGGATTACGCTGGACCTGACAACGTACGGTTCGAACGACGAAGCGGAATCGACAGTGCGCGCGTCGGGCGGCAAGGGTTTCGACGTTGTCTTTCCGTCGATCACCAACGCGGCAGGCTATGTCGACGACAATGGTGACAGCTTCTTAATGGCGGTTCCCGCGGACGTCAACACCGACAACGTGATCCCGTCTTTCATGCGTGACAGCGCTTCGCTGGGCGGCGTGCACAAGGGCGAGCAGATCCTCCTGCCGTTCGACTGGGGCACCGAAGGTGTGACATATAACTCTTCCGAGATGCCGATCGACGGGCAGGTGTCCTATGGCGACTTGTGGGTCGATGCCGCGAAGGGCAAAGCAGCGTTCCGCCAGAAATCGGTTATTATGGGAACGGGTCTTTATCTTGACGCCACGGGCGAAGTCCCGTCGAACCGGATGTTGGACGTCTACAAATCCGAAGACGACGCGCGCCGCGTCTGGGGCGATATCACCAAGTGGATGTTGGAGCGGAAAGAAAATTTCGGCGCGTTCTGGAACAATGCAACCGAAGCGACCGCCGCGTTCAAGGATGCGGGCAGCATCATCGGCCAGACCTGGGACACGACCGGCTTGCTGCTGAACCGTGAGAACGGCGATTTCCTGTACCGCGCGCCCAAAGAGGGCATCATAACTTGGCTCGACAGTTTCGGCATCCTGAAGGGCGCCGAGAACAAAGACCAGGCGGTGGCCTTCATGAATTTCATGCTGAAGCCAGAAACCGGTGGCATGTTCGCCAACAATACCGGATACAACTCGGCTGTTCAGGGCGCCGCTGACTACGCCTCGGACGAGTTCAAGGCGCAGTTCAACGAGGTCTACACCGCCGACGTTCTGGGCAACATGTGGTGGTGGCAGGCGGACACGCCGTTCTTTGCGCCGGTCCGCAACGAGTTCGTGGAAATTATTACCAACGCGTAA
- a CDS encoding carbohydrate ABC transporter permease, with translation MSVSRRIETAGALVLAVLWISPLAFAVWAAFHTTSDAVNFNLTAPLTLENFRTAWEGAPWLRYFLNTFLLVTTVLIGQFILCTLAGFAFTQVEFRGKETLFVLVLMQLFILPEVLIVENYLVAANLGLLDSILGIGAPYMASAFGIFLMRQAFKTVPKELDEMARVEGCSLLGVLWHVYIPAARSTYIAYALVSVATHWNNFLWPLVVTNSDTTRPLTVGLSIFGAPENGVDISVISAATLMVILPLLAVFLIFQRQFVQAFLRAGIK, from the coding sequence ATGAGCGTGTCGCGCCGGATAGAAACCGCGGGGGCGCTGGTGCTTGCAGTGTTGTGGATTTCGCCGCTGGCCTTTGCAGTCTGGGCGGCCTTTCACACCACGAGCGATGCGGTCAACTTCAACCTGACCGCGCCGCTGACGCTGGAGAACTTCCGTACCGCTTGGGAGGGCGCGCCCTGGCTGCGGTACTTCCTGAACACGTTTCTACTGGTGACGACCGTTCTTATCGGGCAGTTCATCTTGTGCACGCTGGCTGGGTTTGCCTTTACCCAGGTCGAGTTTCGCGGCAAGGAAACGCTGTTCGTGCTGGTCCTGATGCAGCTGTTCATCCTGCCCGAAGTGTTGATCGTAGAGAATTACCTGGTGGCCGCCAACCTGGGCCTGCTGGACAGTATCCTGGGGATTGGGGCGCCTTACATGGCATCCGCCTTCGGGATTTTCCTGATGCGGCAAGCATTCAAGACAGTCCCGAAGGAACTTGATGAAATGGCCCGGGTCGAGGGGTGCAGTCTGCTTGGGGTGCTGTGGCATGTGTATATACCGGCTGCGCGCTCGACGTATATTGCCTATGCTCTGGTATCAGTTGCGACCCATTGGAATAATTTCCTATGGCCTCTGGTGGTGACTAACTCAGATACCACGCGCCCGCTGACGGTGGGGCTATCGATCTTCGGAGCACCGGAAAACGGCGTCGATATCTCGGTCATCTCGGCGGCGACGCTGATGGTGATACTGCCGCTTCTCGCGGTTTTCCTGATCTTTCAGAGGCAGTTCGTTCAGGCGTTCCTGCGGGCTGGCATCAAGTGA
- a CDS encoding carbohydrate ABC transporter permease has translation MPTDVTAEIGQAAFMRRRRAVHGWLFLTPALVMLSTFAFYPSLATLWTSVFSRGTRRNPSEFVGFENYQRLFDDPTFWTVVQNNIFYAAVTIPVSIVIALTMALWANAKIPARSFVRTAYFTPTVLPMIAAGNLWLFFYTPGFGVLDQIGALFGVSSVNWLGQPETALWAVCIVTIWKEAGFFMIFYLAALQTIPPDLKEAAEIEGASRWTYLRRIVLPLLMPTTLFILVNALINSVKLIDHIFILTKGGPSDASMLILYYIWENAFAFFDAPAAAAMTVMVLAVLGGVAAIQFFVIDRRTHYR, from the coding sequence ATGCCCACGGACGTGACGGCAGAGATCGGGCAAGCGGCGTTCATGCGCCGCCGCAGGGCCGTGCATGGCTGGCTTTTTCTGACGCCTGCGCTTGTCATGCTGTCGACCTTTGCCTTCTATCCTTCGCTGGCAACACTTTGGACTTCCGTCTTTTCGCGTGGGACCCGCCGCAATCCGTCCGAGTTCGTCGGGTTCGAGAACTACCAGCGGCTGTTCGACGATCCGACCTTTTGGACAGTGGTGCAAAACAACATTTTCTATGCCGCCGTGACGATCCCGGTCTCGATCGTTATCGCGCTCACCATGGCGCTGTGGGCCAACGCGAAGATCCCGGCGCGCAGTTTCGTGCGCACGGCCTATTTCACGCCGACGGTTTTGCCAATGATCGCTGCCGGAAACCTGTGGCTGTTCTTCTACACGCCGGGGTTTGGCGTGTTGGACCAGATCGGCGCCCTTTTCGGGGTGTCGTCGGTCAACTGGCTGGGGCAACCCGAAACGGCACTCTGGGCGGTTTGCATCGTGACGATCTGGAAAGAGGCCGGTTTCTTCATGATCTTCTACCTCGCCGCCTTACAGACCATTCCGCCGGACCTCAAGGAAGCTGCCGAGATTGAGGGGGCAAGCCGCTGGACCTATCTGCGGCGGATCGTGCTGCCGCTTTTGATGCCGACAACGCTGTTCATCCTCGTGAACGCGCTGATCAATTCGGTGAAGCTGATCGACCACATTTTCATTCTGACCAAGGGCGGTCCCTCGGACGCTTCAATGCTGATCCTTTATTATATCTGGGAAAACGCGTTTGCCTTCTTCGATGCCCCGGCGGCGGCGGCGATGACGGTCATGGTGCTTGCCGTCCTAGGGGGCGTCGCGGCGATCCAATTCTTCGTGATCGACCGCCGGACGCATTACAGATGA
- a CDS encoding ABC transporter substrate-binding protein has product MLRYSTAAVMLTASTALVNPAAAETELTMYYPIAVGGPLTEVVDGIVADFEEQNPDITVNAIYAGNYDDTRIKALSALNSGDPAQLAVMFSIDAYDLIEQDLIVPFEDVVETEEEKQWLDSFYPALMANSKIEGKKWGVPFQRSTIVAYYNKDMFRDAGLDPENPPETWDELVSMGKELTTDGRYGLMIPSTGYPYWMFQALAIQNGKEVMSDDGLTTNFDDEKVVETLEFWKSLSTDHGIMPEGTVEWGTLRQAFLEGQAAMMWHSTGNLTAVKNDASFDFGVAMLPGNERLGSPTGGGNFYIFKDATDEERQAALELIKFMTAPEQAAEWSIQTGYMGVSPAAYETEKLKAYTEEFPPALVARNQLEHAVAEFSTFETARVREGLNNAIQSALTGAKEPAEALSEAQAKAENLLSAYK; this is encoded by the coding sequence ATGCTTCGCTACTCTACTGCTGCCGTCATGCTCACCGCGAGCACGGCCCTTGTCAATCCGGCCGCTGCCGAGACCGAATTGACCATGTACTATCCCATTGCCGTGGGTGGCCCGCTTACCGAGGTGGTGGACGGGATCGTCGCCGATTTCGAGGAGCAAAACCCCGATATCACCGTCAACGCGATCTATGCCGGCAACTACGACGACACCCGCATCAAAGCGCTGTCGGCGCTGAATTCCGGAGACCCGGCGCAACTGGCGGTCATGTTCTCGATCGACGCGTATGACCTGATCGAACAGGACCTGATCGTGCCCTTCGAGGACGTGGTCGAGACCGAAGAAGAAAAGCAGTGGCTGGACAGTTTCTATCCGGCGCTGATGGCAAATTCCAAAATTGAGGGCAAGAAATGGGGCGTGCCGTTCCAGCGCTCGACCATCGTGGCCTATTATAACAAGGACATGTTCCGCGATGCCGGTCTTGACCCGGAAAACCCGCCCGAAACGTGGGACGAACTGGTGTCGATGGGCAAGGAACTGACCACCGACGGCCGCTATGGCCTGATGATCCCGTCGACGGGCTATCCCTACTGGATGTTCCAGGCGCTGGCGATCCAGAACGGCAAGGAAGTGATGTCGGACGACGGGCTGACCACCAATTTCGATGACGAGAAGGTGGTGGAAACGCTGGAATTCTGGAAATCGCTGTCGACCGATCACGGCATCATGCCCGAGGGCACCGTCGAGTGGGGCACGCTGCGCCAGGCCTTCCTGGAAGGTCAGGCCGCGATGATGTGGCATTCCACCGGCAACCTGACCGCCGTGAAGAACGACGCCAGCTTCGATTTCGGTGTTGCGATGCTCCCGGGTAACGAACGGTTGGGTTCGCCCACTGGCGGCGGCAATTTCTATATCTTCAAGGATGCCACCGACGAAGAGCGTCAGGCCGCGCTTGAACTGATCAAGTTCATGACCGCCCCTGAACAGGCTGCCGAATGGTCGATCCAGACCGGGTATATGGGTGTCTCGCCCGCCGCCTATGAGACCGAAAAATTGAAAGCCTATACGGAGGAGTTTCCCCCGGCCCTGGTCGCTCGCAACCAGCTTGAACATGCAGTGGCCGAATTCTCGACCTTCGAGACGGCGCGGGTGCGTGAGGGGCTGAACAACGCCATCCAGTCGGCGCTGACCGGCGCGAAGGAACCGGCGGAAGCGCTGTCGGAGGCGCAGGCGAAAGCGGAAAACCTGCTGTCGGCCTATAAGTAA
- a CDS encoding ABC transporter ATP-binding protein, translating into MTGFVCLDAVTRQWDGRGGVESVTLNVPEGDFVAVLGPSGCGKSTLLRLISGLEQPQSGTVSIAGRDVTNLPASQRALSMVFQSYALFPHLSVRENISFGMKVRKVSKPERAKKFSQAVEMLGLQGLESRKPAELSGGQRQRVALARAVVSGHPLCLMDEPLSNLDAKLRHSVRREIKVLQRKLGLTVIYVTHDQTEAMSLSDTVVLMRDGRVEQADSPATLYAHPASTFAAEFIGDPPMAMIQGDVMGRTGATIGIRPEHITALRPEAGDLTARVSDVEFLGAQTHVVVDHPAARGLIVSLPGHADWRPGDEIGLCIPDEHRVLFDADTGRAKENPQQNYGANHRQTAPRDSRKAPQPQPVSD; encoded by the coding sequence ATGACCGGTTTCGTGTGTCTCGATGCCGTGACTCGCCAATGGGATGGTCGCGGTGGCGTCGAGAGCGTAACGCTGAATGTGCCAGAGGGTGACTTTGTGGCTGTGCTGGGCCCGTCGGGATGTGGCAAGTCTACGCTCTTGCGGCTGATCTCGGGGCTTGAACAGCCGCAGAGTGGGACCGTGAGCATTGCGGGGCGTGATGTCACGAACCTGCCGGCATCGCAGCGCGCGCTGTCGATGGTGTTCCAGTCCTACGCCCTATTTCCGCATCTGAGCGTCAGGGAAAACATCTCGTTCGGGATGAAGGTCCGCAAGGTTTCCAAGCCGGAGCGGGCCAAGAAATTCAGCCAAGCCGTCGAGATGCTCGGCCTCCAAGGCTTGGAGTCGCGAAAGCCCGCCGAACTGTCTGGCGGGCAACGCCAGCGCGTGGCACTGGCGCGTGCCGTCGTCTCGGGGCATCCGCTGTGTCTGATGGATGAACCGCTGTCGAATCTGGATGCAAAGCTGCGCCATTCGGTACGCCGGGAAATCAAGGTCTTGCAGCGCAAGCTGGGCCTCACGGTGATTTACGTCACCCATGACCAGACCGAGGCGATGTCGCTGTCCGATACGGTGGTTCTGATGCGGGATGGTCGGGTCGAGCAGGCCGACAGTCCCGCCACGCTCTACGCGCATCCGGCCAGCACCTTCGCCGCGGAGTTCATTGGTGATCCGCCGATGGCGATGATTCAAGGCGATGTGATGGGACGTACGGGCGCGACCATTGGCATTCGCCCCGAACACATAACGGCCCTTCGGCCCGAGGCGGGCGACCTGACAGCTCGCGTAAGCGATGTCGAATTTCTGGGCGCGCAGACGCATGTGGTAGTGGATCACCCGGCGGCGCGTGGCCTGATCGTATCCCTGCCAGGACATGCTGACTGGCGCCCGGGCGACGAGATCGGGCTGTGCATACCCGATGAACACAGGGTTCTCTTTGACGCCGACACTGGCCGGGCCAAAGAGAACCCGCAGCAGAATTACGGGGCGAACCATCGCCAAACGGCGCCCCGTGATAGCCGCAAGGCACCCCAACCCCAACCCGTATCAGACTGA
- a CDS encoding DeoR/GlpR family DNA-binding transcription regulator, whose protein sequence is MDRRSAILEIAQQQGRVMVDALSRELGVSSHTVRRDLNALCEESKLRRLHGGAEFVDGSANVPYASRSVLNFDSKQRIAAAVADLVPDGAAVFISIGTTPALVAQALVEKDALTVVTNNLNAAMALSENSANRIILPGGEMRLPDRDFLGEASIELFANYRADFGIFGVGGIDTDGCLLDFHEPEVRAREQIRENSRVSILVADCSKFGRRAAAVGGHLSDMERIVLDRRPDPSFDNVLDTVKDRILLAQAAGAAQ, encoded by the coding sequence ATGGACAGACGATCTGCGATTCTTGAGATTGCACAACAACAAGGGCGGGTCATGGTTGATGCGCTGTCGCGCGAATTGGGCGTGTCCAGTCACACCGTGCGTCGGGATCTCAATGCACTTTGCGAAGAAAGCAAATTGCGGCGTCTGCACGGTGGCGCGGAATTCGTGGATGGCAGCGCCAACGTACCCTATGCCTCTCGTTCTGTCCTGAACTTTGACTCCAAGCAACGCATTGCCGCAGCAGTTGCCGACCTGGTGCCAGACGGCGCCGCGGTCTTCATATCGATCGGGACAACTCCGGCGCTCGTGGCGCAGGCCTTAGTCGAAAAAGATGCGCTGACCGTGGTGACCAACAATCTCAACGCCGCAATGGCGCTTTCGGAAAACTCCGCCAATCGGATCATCCTGCCGGGCGGCGAGATGCGCCTTCCGGACCGGGATTTTCTGGGCGAGGCATCCATCGAGCTTTTCGCAAACTACCGGGCCGACTTCGGCATATTTGGGGTGGGAGGGATTGACACCGATGGCTGCCTTCTGGACTTCCATGAGCCCGAGGTCCGGGCGCGAGAACAAATTCGCGAGAACAGCCGGGTGTCTATCCTTGTGGCCGACTGCAGCAAATTCGGACGCCGCGCGGCGGCTGTCGGTGGGCATCTGTCGGACATGGAAAGGATCGTGCTGGATCGCCGCCCAGACCCATCCTTCGACAACGTGCTCGACACTGTGAAAGACCGGATCCTGCTGGCGCAGGCCGCAGGAGCGGCGCAATGA
- a CDS encoding ester cyclase translates to MRYVKEVQEQHSLATIGEIFAEDFVDHSRVAGGVFDGGLVQLTEGLASILCAFPDLEVAINHLLAEGDKVVAHKSFTATHLGPWMGVAATGKRVEWELVSIYGIRDDKISEYWGVLDDRRLNESLGLPR, encoded by the coding sequence ATGCGCTATGTCAAAGAGGTGCAGGAGCAACACTCGTTGGCGACGATTGGGGAAATCTTTGCAGAGGATTTTGTCGATCATTCTCGGGTAGCTGGTGGAGTATTTGACGGTGGATTGGTGCAACTTACCGAAGGGCTGGCTTCAATCTTGTGCGCGTTCCCCGACTTGGAGGTCGCAATCAACCATCTATTGGCGGAGGGCGACAAGGTAGTCGCACATAAGTCTTTCACGGCGACTCACCTCGGGCCATGGATGGGTGTCGCGGCGACGGGTAAACGAGTGGAGTGGGAACTTGTCAGCATCTACGGGATTCGAGACGACAAGATCTCGGAGTATTGGGGAGTTTTGGATGATCGACGCCTCAATGAATCCCTTGGATTGCCCCGATAG
- a CDS encoding helix-turn-helix domain-containing protein — MNKKSSYQKLLKINEAARDERLTAHDNLVFGRLVWRVNLTTGKCFPSIGLIAEELSMTDRGVSKCIARLEKNGHLKRIIHRGREKANDYLIPGLNTERVFHKTGTEVPKNRNKGSAQIEKETEKEIEASEEQVPIEGVARTSACCERKSVEEGQFQNKLADAFRGGEQGWVAVMQLPRDTLEDLEARCLNGKMSVEEAVAVASSELGVEVAKL; from the coding sequence ATGAATAAGAAATCTTCATATCAAAAGCTCCTGAAAATCAACGAGGCAGCCCGCGACGAACGTCTGACTGCGCACGACAACCTCGTGTTCGGGCGACTTGTCTGGCGCGTCAATCTAACGACAGGCAAGTGCTTTCCGTCCATTGGATTGATCGCCGAAGAGCTTTCGATGACCGATCGCGGCGTGAGCAAGTGCATCGCCCGCCTTGAGAAGAATGGCCACTTAAAAAGGATTATTCATCGAGGGCGTGAGAAAGCCAATGACTATCTGATCCCGGGTCTAAATACGGAACGTGTGTTCCATAAAACCGGAACGGAGGTTCCGAAAAACAGGAACAAGGGTTCCGCCCAAATAGAAAAAGAAACAGAAAAAGAAATAGAGGCCAGCGAGGAGCAGGTGCCGATTGAGGGTGTTGCTCGAACGTCCGCATGCTGTGAGAGAAAAAGCGTGGAAGAAGGGCAGTTCCAGAACAAACTTGCCGACGCGTTCCGAGGGGGCGAGCAGGGCTGGGTCGCGGTGATGCAATTGCCTAGGGATACGTTGGAAGACTTGGAGGCCCGGTGCCTGAACGGAAAGATGAGTGTCGAAGAAGCGGTTGCCGTCGCGAGCAGCGAACTCGGTGTGGAAGTCGCGAAGCTCTGA
- a CDS encoding AlpA family transcriptional regulator: protein MSQKEQSDLKLLTRSEVEQEYGIGKRYLEVAATRREGPAFIKIGRSIRYRREDLESWILEQRVETAADRSVQ, encoded by the coding sequence ATGTCACAAAAAGAGCAGTCTGACCTGAAACTGCTGACCCGCTCAGAGGTCGAGCAGGAATACGGCATCGGAAAACGGTATCTCGAGGTTGCGGCGACACGGCGGGAAGGCCCGGCATTTATCAAGATTGGGCGATCGATCCGCTACAGGCGGGAAGACCTGGAAAGCTGGATCCTCGAGCAGCGGGTCGAGACTGCTGCAGATCGTTCCGTGCAATGA
- a CDS encoding integrase family protein, protein MPKLTETFAKKITPAKSGTEKYWDAELKGLVLFVGKKSKTWYFQKDVGGQTQRRLIGRYPLVSAQAARQTALGFALEMGRGAGRHVQIGVPTLEEAMEAYLSRPRLRSATHKIGIRQQFDLHLRDWMRLPLDEISKSMVVQRHASLARTPSAANHLLKYFRTVWNHARRTSDLAESPTAAIEWFEERPDGDIIEDLMAWRRVIDDLQNPIHAVFFELLLFTGLRKSEAFTLEWKNVHEDRIHLPMTKNGRSFDLPILQVHHEILAPLRGLHRRWVFPSPKGPEGRLAAPKRLQWSPHAHRRTFGTVAVEAGLLEEIVGRLLNHTPLSVTGQRYAKPSLDALRPAMQTVCAELSRRTSS, encoded by the coding sequence ATGCCAAAGCTTACTGAAACCTTCGCGAAGAAGATCACACCTGCAAAAAGCGGCACCGAAAAGTATTGGGATGCCGAGCTAAAGGGTTTGGTGCTCTTTGTCGGCAAGAAGTCGAAGACTTGGTATTTCCAGAAGGACGTCGGTGGCCAAACACAGCGTCGATTGATCGGACGCTATCCACTGGTCTCGGCGCAAGCGGCCCGGCAGACGGCTCTGGGCTTTGCTCTGGAAATGGGGCGTGGGGCAGGGCGGCATGTACAGATCGGAGTGCCAACGTTGGAGGAGGCAATGGAAGCTTACCTCTCGAGACCTAGGCTTCGGTCGGCAACGCACAAGATCGGCATCAGGCAGCAGTTTGACCTTCACTTGCGGGACTGGATGCGACTGCCGTTGGACGAGATTTCAAAGTCCATGGTTGTTCAGCGTCACGCCTCGCTTGCGCGAACGCCGTCTGCAGCAAACCACCTGTTGAAATACTTTCGAACCGTTTGGAACCATGCCAGACGTACCAGTGATCTGGCTGAAAGTCCGACCGCTGCTATCGAGTGGTTCGAGGAGCGACCTGACGGCGACATCATCGAAGATCTGATGGCGTGGCGTCGTGTCATCGACGATCTCCAGAACCCGATCCACGCGGTATTCTTCGAACTGCTCTTGTTTACAGGTTTGCGCAAATCCGAGGCCTTCACACTGGAATGGAAAAACGTTCACGAAGACCGCATCCATCTCCCGATGACGAAGAACGGGAGAAGTTTCGACCTGCCGATTCTGCAGGTGCACCACGAAATACTCGCGCCGCTCCGCGGACTGCATCGGCGTTGGGTGTTTCCCTCGCCCAAAGGGCCGGAAGGGCGCCTCGCAGCTCCCAAGCGTCTGCAATGGAGCCCGCATGCACATCGCAGGACATTTGGCACGGTCGCCGTTGAAGCCGGACTTCTCGAGGAGATCGTGGGGCGTCTTCTGAACCACACGCCGCTGTCAGTCACTGGTCAGAGATACGCGAAGCCATCACTGGATGCGCTGAGACCTGCAATGCAAACGGTCTGCGCCGAACTATCTCGTCGCACGTCGTCATGA
- a CDS encoding IS110 family transposase: MTVKTVGLDLAKDVFQVHGISENGRVIFNKAIKRAKLLSFSETLAACTVGMEACGSSHHWGRQLRKLGHDVKLMPAGYVKPYVKRGKNDAVDAEAICEAVRRPTMRFVEIKTEEQQAILSIHRTRDLAVRQRTQMANMIRSLLREFGHILPIGIEAVTAFAKRHLNGDHPDMPEIANSMLGIQCYQFIGLNERIDGYSKMIEQHALLNADARRLMRMPGIGPITASAIVATIGDAHQFRTGRDLAAWLGLTPLNKSSGGKERLGKITKKGDRYIRKLLVVSMTSRAVMAKRSPEKVDLWTAKTIADKPFRLATTAMANKAARIIWAMLTKKQEYRQPAF; encoded by the coding sequence ATGACAGTAAAGACTGTGGGCCTCGATTTGGCCAAGGACGTATTTCAAGTGCACGGCATTTCAGAGAATGGCCGGGTTATCTTCAACAAGGCAATCAAGCGCGCCAAGCTGTTGTCGTTCTCCGAGACGCTGGCGGCTTGCACGGTCGGCATGGAAGCGTGTGGTTCTTCGCATCACTGGGGCCGGCAGCTGCGTAAGCTTGGCCATGATGTGAAGCTCATGCCCGCTGGCTACGTCAAACCGTATGTGAAGCGCGGGAAGAACGACGCTGTTGATGCGGAAGCGATCTGCGAAGCAGTTCGGCGCCCGACCATGCGCTTTGTCGAGATCAAAACGGAGGAACAGCAAGCCATTCTCTCTATTCATCGAACGCGAGACCTGGCTGTTCGGCAACGCACCCAGATGGCCAATATGATCCGTAGCCTTCTGCGCGAGTTTGGGCATATCTTGCCCATCGGGATCGAAGCGGTAACGGCCTTTGCAAAGCGCCACCTTAACGGTGATCACCCGGACATGCCGGAGATCGCCAACAGCATGCTCGGCATCCAGTGTTATCAGTTCATCGGCCTGAACGAGCGCATTGACGGCTATTCCAAGATGATCGAACAACACGCGCTACTCAATGCGGATGCGCGTAGGTTGATGCGCATGCCTGGGATCGGGCCGATCACCGCCTCGGCGATTGTCGCCACGATCGGTGACGCGCATCAGTTCCGAACAGGACGTGACCTGGCGGCGTGGTTGGGCTTAACCCCGCTCAACAAATCGAGTGGGGGTAAGGAGCGTCTCGGCAAGATCACTAAGAAAGGCGATCGCTACATTCGAAAGCTGCTGGTCGTCAGCATGACATCGCGCGCCGTCATGGCGAAGCGCTCACCCGAGAAAGTCGACCTATGGACCGCCAAGACTATCGCGGACAAGCCGTTCCGGCTGGCCACAACCGCGATGGCGAACAAGGCAGCCAGGATCATCTGGGCGATGCTCACGAAGAAACAGGAATATCGGCAGCCCGCGTTCTGA